In Synergistaceae bacterium, a single window of DNA contains:
- a CDS encoding tripartite tricarboxylate transporter TctB family protein: protein MKKTDIGVCLAMYAICAFFLYMTLNLPKAAQIYPLCIIVLLAALTSLHVINMIRGTIREGVTSGLEDFKNFIPGQFFIIFALIIIYLVIMPYAGFYVSSILFMSAALLFLRVKLWQILLAEIVIIALVYCAFTLFLEVRLPAGTLFDSWEVL from the coding sequence ATGAAGAAAACAGATATAGGCGTGTGTCTTGCAATGTATGCTATATGCGCGTTTTTCCTGTATATGACTCTGAATTTACCTAAGGCCGCACAAATTTATCCGTTATGTATAATTGTCTTGCTTGCTGCTTTAACGAGTCTGCACGTTATAAACATGATTCGCGGGACAATTCGTGAGGGAGTAACTAGCGGGCTTGAAGATTTCAAAAATTTTATACCCGGACAATTTTTTATAATATTCGCGTTGATCATAATTTATTTAGTCATAATGCCATATGCCGGCTTTTATGTCTCTAGTATATTATTCATGAGCGCGGCACTTTTATTTTTGCGGGTTAAACTCTGGCAGATCTTACTTGCTGAAATAGTTATAATTGCTTTAGTTTATTGCGCGTTTACTTTATTTCTTGAAGTCAGATTACCTGCGGGAACATTATTTGATTCGTGGGAGGTGCTGTAA
- a CDS encoding tripartite tricarboxylate transporter permease translates to MSETLSLMAGGFMHAFLPVNLLAMTAGVTIGIIIGCLPGLSAAMGVALLLPMTFSMEASTGMIMLGAIYCGAIFGGSISAILIHTPGTPASAATAIEGYQMTLKGQAGKALGTACIASFFGGLLSCISLYFFAPLLGQLAMKFGSPEYFWLSIFGLTIIAGVSSKSMVKGLMSGALGLLLSTIGMDPMQGVKRFMFGQASLYEGINVTCALIGLFSMSQALVLAEAKIKERARATEFHDRMLLTKSELREIAPTIGRSWIIGNLVGILPGAGASIACFMGYNTARQFSKHKELFGHGSYEGVAGSEAANNAVTGGSLIPMLTLGIPGESVTAVLMGGLIIQGLTPGPNLFVGETAKMTYTFFAGFVLIQFFMLGIGLLGCRGFAHIARLSDAILIPSVTILCVVGSFAIHQNFVDVVIMLIFGVIGWLARKFGLNNAAIVLALILGPIGEKGLRRSLLLSGGDPKILFSTPVCWVLIILCVLGILSPVLMDKMSKGVSEE, encoded by the coding sequence ATGAGTGAGACTTTATCATTAATGGCCGGGGGATTTATGCACGCGTTTTTACCCGTGAATCTCTTAGCAATGACTGCGGGCGTTACAATCGGAATAATAATCGGCTGTCTTCCCGGTTTATCTGCAGCAATGGGAGTCGCTTTGTTACTGCCTATGACATTCTCAATGGAAGCATCAACGGGAATGATTATGTTAGGGGCGATTTACTGCGGGGCAATATTCGGCGGGTCAATTTCTGCGATTTTAATACACACACCGGGGACTCCTGCGAGCGCGGCGACTGCAATAGAAGGCTATCAAATGACTCTGAAGGGTCAAGCGGGGAAGGCACTCGGGACGGCCTGCATTGCGTCATTTTTCGGCGGGCTGCTTTCTTGTATATCACTGTATTTCTTTGCTCCTTTACTTGGCCAGCTCGCTATGAAATTCGGATCTCCTGAATATTTCTGGCTGTCTATATTTGGATTAACTATAATTGCCGGAGTCTCTTCTAAATCAATGGTCAAGGGCTTAATGAGCGGTGCGCTCGGACTCTTGCTCTCAACAATCGGAATGGATCCCATGCAAGGAGTCAAAAGATTCATGTTCGGCCAAGCGTCATTATATGAAGGGATTAACGTAACTTGCGCATTAATCGGCCTATTCTCAATGAGTCAGGCTTTAGTCTTAGCTGAGGCAAAAATCAAGGAACGTGCGAGGGCTACAGAATTTCATGATAGAATGCTGCTCACAAAGTCAGAATTACGAGAAATTGCGCCGACGATCGGGCGTTCATGGATAATCGGGAATCTTGTCGGAATTTTGCCGGGTGCAGGAGCCTCAATAGCTTGTTTCATGGGATATAACACGGCTCGGCAGTTCTCGAAACATAAAGAATTATTCGGGCACGGTTCATATGAAGGAGTCGCGGGCAGTGAGGCGGCAAATAATGCAGTTACAGGCGGTTCACTGATTCCCATGTTGACTCTGGGAATTCCCGGAGAAAGTGTTACAGCTGTGTTAATGGGCGGCTTGATAATTCAGGGATTGACTCCCGGACCTAATTTATTTGTCGGTGAGACTGCGAAGATGACATATACATTTTTTGCGGGCTTTGTGTTGATTCAATTTTTTATGCTGGGAATCGGCTTATTAGGCTGCCGGGGATTTGCCCATATTGCTAGATTGAGCGACGCTATATTAATTCCTTCTGTAACGATTTTATGTGTAGTCGGCTCATTTGCTATACATCAAAATTTTGTCGACGTTGTTATTATGCTAATATTCGGTGTAATAGGCTGGCTTGCTCGTAAATTCGGGCTTAATAATGCCGCAATAGTCTTAGCTTTAATACTCGGTCCGATCGGTGAAAAAGGTCTGCGGCGTTCTTTGTTGTTATCAGGGGGCGACCCTAAAATTTTATTCTCGACTCCAGTCTGCTGGGTGTTAATAATTTTGTGCGTACTCGGTATATTATCGCCGGTCTTAATGGATAAAATGTCGAAGGGAGTCAGTGAGGAGTAA